The following nucleotide sequence is from Ananas comosus cultivar F153 unplaced genomic scaffold, ASM154086v1, whole genome shotgun sequence.
TTATGCAGTAGAATTTAACTTCCACATGCAATGCACTCGTCTCGATTGTTTAAGGAACAAACAACTTGTGCCATCTTGGCTTCAACATCCTCTTCCTCTGCTGGTTTCTTATCCTGTGTTCATAGCACCAGATATTTTCCCACCACGAGAGTCAGTACTTGATGTTACAAAACTAATACAGGATAGAACAAGAAATGACAGATCAAAAAGATGCAAGAGAACTCACCTTGAGAAGAGACGTATCCACAGTAAACTTGatagcatcagcagcagcacgGGTTCGCAGGTAGTACATGCCAGTTTTTAGACCCTATAATCAAAAAGAAACTGAAAATGTTAGTCAAACCATAATAAAACCCAAAAGCAAAGAATGTTCTATTGAAGAACAGGAATGGTCTGAAGACCGAAAGAAATGCAAAGACACCTTGGACCAAGCGTAGAAGTGCAGAGATGTTAGTTTTCCAAAGTTAGGTTGATCCATGTGGATGTTAAGGCTCTGGCTTTGATCGATGTAGCATCCACGATCAATAGCCATGTCCACTAGTGTTTTTTGCTTGATCTCCCACACCGTTCTGACACACAATTGGAAAACTAATATGAGTAT
It contains:
- the LOC109705436 gene encoding ribonucleoside-diphosphate reductase large subunit-like; the protein is MGLWSPILKNKIIYEDGSVQKISEIPDNLKAIYKTVWEIKQKTLVDMAIDRGCYIDQSQSLNIHMDQPNFGKLTSLHFYAWSKGLKTGMYYLRTRAAADAIKFTVDTSLLKDKKPAEEEDVEAKMAQVVCSLNNRDECIACGS